The DNA segment TCATTTCTGGGCTTCTAAACTGCACTTCTATATCTCTCGTGTGCCATTTTATAATTTCCCGTACACATTCGGTTACTTATTCAGTTTGAGCATTTATGCAAAAGCAATTGAAGAAGGTAGTAACTTTGAAGAAAAGTATATCTCTTTACTTCAAGACACGGCGATTATGTCAGTAGAAGATTTAGCGATGAAACATTTAGGCGAAGACATCACTCAACATGCTTTCTGGGAAAAAGGTATTGCACTATGTACTAAAGATGTGGAAGAGTTTTTGGCATTAACTTCATCTAAAGGGTGACTTTAAATGATACTATTACAAGGGAAAAAATATTTTTTACAAACATTACGTGAAGAAGATGCTGCTGTTTTAGCAAATCTTGTTATAAAAAATCGATTTTACTGGTCGATTTTTGAACCAAGACATCAAGACGCATATTTTACAGCAGCTGTTCAACGCGAAAAGATTTTAGAATCACTGCATCATATGAAAAGTAAGCGGGAGTTTAATTTTGGTATATATGAGTACAAAACACGAGAACTGATTGGTCATATTTCAATGTACAACATAAAACGAGTTCCTTTTTCAAGTGCCTTTATCGGGTATTCTATTGATGAAATGAATGTTGGTAAAGGGATTGCAACTGAAGCGGTTCAATTGCTTGTGGATTATGGAATGGAAGTTATAGGATTACATCGAATTGAAGCATATGTATCTCCACGTAATGGTGGGTCAATTCGTGTGTTGGAAAAAGTGAAATTTCAAAGAGAAGGATTACTTCGACAGCTATTATTTATTAATGGTAAGTGGGAAGATCATTTTATCTATGCTGTACTAGAAGATGAATATTGAAAAGGTAAGGCCGCTTGGCGGAAATGGCGTAAATTGATGAATGGCTGGTTTCTCATTTGAGAATCCAGCTTTTTTGTCGATTTCCCGGGAAATATTGTTACGTATAGGCGGATATATTTACAATCTGTAGAAACAAACATATAATATACTTTAAAACCAATAAGAATAGTGGGTATTAAATTGAAAACAATCCCGAAGCCTCTTGTATTAGCAAATCAGTGGACCATTGTATTGTCAGTAGTCATTGCATTAATCACTCAAACAGCATGGATACTGCTTGTTCCGCTTGTATCATGTATTTTAAGTTTATTTACTGGGTTCCATCCCATTTTAGCAATTGTTAAACGTTTTTTAACTAAACCAGTAAATCTATATGTACAGGAAGACTATATTCAGCTTAAATTTAATCAATGGTTGGCTGTAGGATTTCTATTAATTGCATGCATAGGTTTTTTAATGAACTGGACCCTATTGTTTAATGTGGCCACAATAATGGTTGGTATAGCTGCTCTCTTAGCTATATTAGGGTTTTGCATTGGTTGTGTCATGCGTTTTCAGTATCAACAATGGATTTATAGAAGAAAAAAATCATCAGCCTTATAAAAAATGAAACGAGCCCAGTTACTCGGCTCGTTTCATTTTTTTATTATTCTACAACTTCTAATCTACCTGTTGCAGGATCGATGACTAATCCGTGAACAGCAACTTCTTTCACCATTAATGGATGATTTCGTACCATATCAACACTATGCCTTACACTTTCATGCACATCTTCAAATCCGCGTAACCAATCGGTTAATTTAACTCCTGAATAGTTCAACATATTAATGGTATCGTGTGAAATGCCTCTATTAATCATTTTTTGAAGCATTTCTTGCGGTTGGATAGCACCCATCCCACAATCATAATGACCGATTATGTATATTTCTTCAGCATTTAATTCGTACACAGCTACGAGCAAACTCCGCATAATTCCACCAAAAGGATGATTAATAACTGCACCAGCACTTTTTACAATTTTTACATCCCCATTTTTAAAATTCATAGCCTTTGGTAAAAGTTCAAATAGACGTGCATCCATACACGTTAATATAACTATTTTTTTGTCAGGAAACTTCGTGGTAATAAATTTTTCATATTGTTTTTCAGAAACAAATTTTTGATTAAATGAAAGAATCTCGTTTAATAAAGACATGTCATTTCCCCCTAGTATATCTTTTTCTTATTGTAGATGATTTTCGTGTAGATTATCCACTTTTACGTCACACATATTAAAAATAACTAAATATGAGCCACTTTAACATTGAGAGTAAAGAAAATATTACTTAAACTAAATGTATGAAGAAAAAAAGGATGACAAATATGAATAAATTATTAGTTAATCAAGCGTTTGAGTTTCTTTCGCAATATGGAAATGAAAAAGGTCATTCTGAAGATACGATGATGAATCGTCAACTTACTGTTAAGGAAGAAATAGAGTCGACCGGAACTTACATCCACACGTTCGATGAAATATCATATGGAGCTAAACTCGCATGGCGCAATAGTACAAAGTGTATTGGTCGATTGTTTTGGGAAACGCTTGATGTTTTTGATGCGAGAGATGTTGAGTCAAAAGAAGAAGTAGCACAGCATATCCATCATCATATTCAACATGCAACAAATGAAGGGAAAATTAGATCTACCATTACAATTTTCCCACCCCTGAAATTTAATGAGCAACAAAAAGTACAAATATGGAGCCATCAATTAATTCGATATGCAGGATATTTAGAAGAATCAGGTGAAATTCTTGGAGATCCCGCTTCCTTAGAATTAACGAAAGTAGCACAAAAATTAGGTTGGCAAGGAGATAGAACACCATACGATTTTTTGCCTGTCATTTACCAATGGAACGAAGGACCACCTAGTATTATTCCTATTTTAAAAGAAGAGGTTCTTGAAATTAAGATCGATCATCCAATTAATAAAAATTGGGGTCCGCTTAATTTAAAATGGTATGCAGTCCCAATTATTGCAGATCGCGTTCTTGAAATTGGGGGATTACGTTATCCTGCTCCTTTTAATGGTTGGTATATGGAAACTGAAATTGCAGCGCGAAATTTTGTGGATTCATATCGCTACAATCGATTGAGAGACGTTGCTAAGCAATTGGAACTTGATACGTCAAGTACTACAACATTTTGGAGAGACAGAGCCCTTGTTGAATTACAGCATGCTGTGTATGCATCGTTTAAACAAGCAGGTGTACAAATAGTTGATCATTATACCGCTGCACAACAATTTCAAACATTTCGTGAAAAGGAAGATAAATTACAAAGAGAAGTAAAAGGCGATTGGACCTGGCTTGTCCCACCAGTATCTCCTTCGTTGACACCTATTTTCCATCAAGGCATTGTAAATGAAGAGTTGTCGCCCAATTTTATTAAACAGAAACGCCCACTTTTACTCAAAAAAATAAGCGAGATGACAGAATCATCTCGCTCGTCGGGTTGTCCGTTTCATGTGTGATTAGCGGGCAATTTTTTGTATTTTATCTATCATTACTAGTGAGCGACCTGTACCAATTGCTACAGACTCAAGAGGTTGAGGAGCTATGTGAACAGGGACAGATATCTCATTAGATAACCATTCTTGCATGCCTTTTAATAAAGCACCGCCACCAGTTAACACAACACCTTGGTCAACAATGTCTCCTGATAGTTCTGGAGGACAGCTTTCAAGCGTTGCGCGGATCGCTTCTAAAATCGATAACAACGATTCTTTTAAAGTTTCTTGTACTTCAACAGAATTAATCGTTATTGTTTTTGGAAGACCTGTTAATACGTCTCGACCTCTAACTTCCATTGTTTCCACTGTATGTGGAATTAAAGCGTACCCCACCTCAATTTTAATTCTTTCAGCGGTACGTTCACCGATTAATACATTAAAGTTTTTGCGAACAAAATGAATAATGTCTTCATCCATTCGATCCCCAGCAACTTTTACAGTGTTTGAAGAGACAACGCCACCAAATGAAATGATTCCCACTTCAGTTGTTCCGCCACCAATATCTACGATTACACTAGCAATTGGCTCACTGACAGGCAGGTCTGCACCAATTGCAGCAGCTACTGTTTCTTCTATCAAGTGAACTTCTTTAGCCCCACTATTTTTTACAGCATCATGGATGGCACGACGTTCTACTGATGTGGCGCCTGAAGGTGTACATACCATAACGTTCGGTTTACGAACAGAACTTCCTAATTTTTTGCCTATTTTCTTCATTACCATGCGCAACATATCTGTTGTCACATCAAAATCAGCAATCACCCCATCTTTTAAAGGACGAATGACGGTAATAGAACCTGGTGTTTTACCAATCATGCTTTTAGCTTCATCACCAAATGCAATAATTTGTCTTGTTTTTGTATCCACCGCTACGACAGATGGTTCATTTAAAATTATGCCTTTATTTTTTGTATATACAAGGATGTTAGCAGTTCCTAAATCAATCCCTAAATCAATACTTGAAAACATACAGATTCCTCCTCTAAGCAGTTTGCTATATAAGTATAGAGGAGTTTAGTGCTTATGCCATGTGGTACTTAATGGGAGATATCAATTATTGCAGTGTGTTATGTGATATAAGATAGAGAAGGGGGGTGAAAAATAAGTAACTTGTAGGATTTTGTGGTCGTTCTG comes from the Paenisporosarcina antarctica genome and includes:
- a CDS encoding GNAT family N-acetyltransferase translates to MILLQGKKYFLQTLREEDAAVLANLVIKNRFYWSIFEPRHQDAYFTAAVQREKILESLHHMKSKREFNFGIYEYKTRELIGHISMYNIKRVPFSSAFIGYSIDEMNVGKGIATEAVQLLVDYGMEVIGLHRIEAYVSPRNGGSIRVLEKVKFQREGLLRQLLFINGKWEDHFIYAVLEDEY
- a CDS encoding DUF4395 domain-containing protein, translated to MKTIPKPLVLANQWTIVLSVVIALITQTAWILLVPLVSCILSLFTGFHPILAIVKRFLTKPVNLYVQEDYIQLKFNQWLAVGFLLIACIGFLMNWTLLFNVATIMVGIAALLAILGFCIGCVMRFQYQQWIYRRKKSSAL
- a CDS encoding beta-class carbonic anhydrase, producing the protein MSLLNEILSFNQKFVSEKQYEKFITTKFPDKKIVILTCMDARLFELLPKAMNFKNGDVKIVKSAGAVINHPFGGIMRSLLVAVYELNAEEIYIIGHYDCGMGAIQPQEMLQKMINRGISHDTINMLNYSGVKLTDWLRGFEDVHESVRHSVDMVRNHPLMVKEVAVHGLVIDPATGRLEVVE
- a CDS encoding nitric oxide synthase oxygenase, yielding MNKLLVNQAFEFLSQYGNEKGHSEDTMMNRQLTVKEEIESTGTYIHTFDEISYGAKLAWRNSTKCIGRLFWETLDVFDARDVESKEEVAQHIHHHIQHATNEGKIRSTITIFPPLKFNEQQKVQIWSHQLIRYAGYLEESGEILGDPASLELTKVAQKLGWQGDRTPYDFLPVIYQWNEGPPSIIPILKEEVLEIKIDHPINKNWGPLNLKWYAVPIIADRVLEIGGLRYPAPFNGWYMETEIAARNFVDSYRYNRLRDVAKQLELDTSSTTTFWRDRALVELQHAVYASFKQAGVQIVDHYTAAQQFQTFREKEDKLQREVKGDWTWLVPPVSPSLTPIFHQGIVNEELSPNFIKQKRPLLLKKISEMTESSRSSGCPFHV
- the mreBH gene encoding rod-share determining protein MreBH, yielding MFSSIDLGIDLGTANILVYTKNKGIILNEPSVVAVDTKTRQIIAFGDEAKSMIGKTPGSITVIRPLKDGVIADFDVTTDMLRMVMKKIGKKLGSSVRKPNVMVCTPSGATSVERRAIHDAVKNSGAKEVHLIEETVAAAIGADLPVSEPIASVIVDIGGGTTEVGIISFGGVVSSNTVKVAGDRMDEDIIHFVRKNFNVLIGERTAERIKIEVGYALIPHTVETMEVRGRDVLTGLPKTITINSVEVQETLKESLLSILEAIRATLESCPPELSGDIVDQGVVLTGGGALLKGMQEWLSNEISVPVHIAPQPLESVAIGTGRSLVMIDKIQKIAR